A genomic window from Cotesia glomerata isolate CgM1 linkage group LG7, MPM_Cglom_v2.3, whole genome shotgun sequence includes:
- the LOC123269338 gene encoding segmentation protein Runt-like, translating into MHLPEGPLGMDSFSTIHDALRACHGDLVQTGSPAILCTALPTHWRSNKSLPVAFKVVALDEVSDGTPVMIRAGNDENCCGELRNCTAVMKNQVAKFNDLRFVGRSGRGKSFSLTIQISSQPSQIATYTKAIKVTVDGPREPRSKSNYQYGPGFPGLGLLNPWIDAAYLGHAWHLPHPALIKGAMPMPPADLFPPAFTPSMLPSTYPFHEHVKFPTEYPGMPTTKTPALPTSPSRSPPRSPSETSSESEEVRSAFVPIRLNTLSNVSVNGTNNVIAVTSDGCKRTPPATPSSPPVKKESGRCELKAPTKLSSVASKPVWRPY; encoded by the exons ATGCATCTGCCAGAAGGCCCGCTAGGCATGGATAGCTTCAGCACCATCCACGACGCACTTCGTGCCTGCCACGGCGACCTCGTGCAGACCGGAAGCCCTGCGATCCTCTGCACCGCCTTGCCCACCCACTGGCGATCTAACAAGTCCTTGCCGGTCGCTTTCAAAGTTGTAGCCCTTGATGAAGTCAGCGATGGCACTCCGGTGATGATACGCGCCGGTAATGATGAAAATTGCTGCGGGGAACTCAGAAACTGCACCGCTGTTATGAAGAACCAGGTCGCTAAGTTTAATGATCTTAGATTTGTTGGGAGAAGTGGAAGAG GAAAATCATTTTCGCTGACGATACAAATCAGCAGCCAACCGTCGCAAATAGCTACTTACACCAAAGCGATAAAAGTAACCGTAGACGGACCTCGAGAGCCAAGATCTAAATCAA ATTATCAATACGGACCTGGCTTTCCTGGACTGGGGCTGCTCAATCCCTGGATAGACGCTGCTTACCTAGGGCACGCATGGCACCTGCCACATCCTGCACTCATCAAAG GAGCAATGCCAATGCCGCCAGCGGATTTATTCCCTCCAGCCTTCACACCCAGTATGTTACCCTCAACGTACCCGTTCCACGAGCACGTAAAATTCCCGACGGAGTATCCGGGTATGCCAACGACGAAGACACCAGCCTTGCCAACGAGCCCATCTCGGAGTCCTCCAAGAAGTCCCAGTGAAACTAGCAGCGAATCTGAAGAAGTACGCAGTGCCTTTGTGCCGATTCGCCTCAACACGCTGTCTAACGTCAGCGTCAACGGTACCAACAATGTAATCGCCGTGACGAGTGACGGATGCAAGAGAACGCCACCAGCGACCCCTTCCAGCCCTCCGGTGAAGAAAGAAAGCGGACGTTGTGAGCTTAAAGCACCGACGAAGCTGTCTTCAGTGGCTTCTAAGCCCGTTTGGAGGCCTTATTAA